A DNA window from Rossellomorea marisflavi contains the following coding sequences:
- a CDS encoding DUF1129 family protein yields the protein MLAAKELIELNNQKREKLTEENEKYYSDILLYLRLQLTLSEQQTEEILMEILEHLLEGQGEGKTAMMIFGSDPKAYADELIEQLPPESKRSVAGFISLMALNLFGIFLAIRGAGLLITSFFKEVENDVFIGSAAILAVILLLTTMAELKMFFSIIKRSLFQEKDSAGKMALIGGLGAAAISLPFFLALFFLPDLGPSFPFSWWASLIAGLIMIGLYKLISRKRF from the coding sequence TTGCTCGCAGCAAAAGAACTGATCGAATTGAATAACCAAAAGAGAGAAAAACTGACAGAAGAGAACGAGAAATATTATTCCGATATCTTATTGTACCTCCGCCTCCAGCTCACCCTGTCTGAACAGCAGACAGAGGAAATCCTCATGGAGATCCTCGAGCATCTCCTGGAAGGGCAGGGAGAAGGAAAAACGGCTATGATGATCTTCGGATCCGATCCGAAAGCATATGCAGACGAGCTTATCGAACAACTTCCTCCCGAGAGCAAACGGAGCGTAGCCGGGTTCATTTCCCTAATGGCCTTGAACCTGTTCGGTATTTTCCTGGCCATCCGCGGAGCAGGCCTGCTGATCACTTCTTTCTTCAAAGAAGTGGAAAATGATGTGTTCATCGGCTCGGCAGCCATTCTGGCCGTGATCTTGCTCCTCACCACAATGGCAGAACTCAAAATGTTCTTTTCCATCATCAAGCGTTCACTATTTCAAGAAAAAGATTCAGCCGGCAAGATGGCGCTGATCGGCGGATTGGGCGCTGCGGCAATCAGTTTGCCATTCTTCCTTGCCTTGTTTTTCCTACCCGACCTTGGCCCTTCTTTTCCTTTCAGCTGGTGGGCGTCCCTAATCGCGGGATTGATCATGATCGGCCTGTACAAGTTGATTTCCAGAAAAAGATTCTAA
- a CDS encoding PadR family transcriptional regulator → MSIRSQLLKGILDGCILAVIEKEPVYGYELSRKLQASGLQDVSEGTIYPVLLRLQKNKWITGEMRPSESGPNRKYYSLTEDGTAALVEITQEWEHLSVPVNQLLKRG, encoded by the coding sequence ATGTCGATCCGAAGCCAATTGCTTAAAGGGATTCTTGATGGTTGCATTCTGGCCGTCATTGAAAAGGAGCCCGTTTATGGCTATGAATTATCCAGGAAACTTCAGGCATCCGGCCTGCAGGATGTAAGTGAAGGAACGATCTATCCCGTCCTTCTCCGCCTGCAGAAGAATAAATGGATCACAGGCGAAATGCGGCCGTCCGAGTCAGGCCCGAACCGAAAATATTATTCACTGACCGAAGACGGCACAGCCGCGCTAGTAGAGATCACCCAGGAGTGGGAGCATCTGTCCGTCCCGGTCAACCAACTACTGAAAAGGGGGTAA
- a CDS encoding NAD(P)H-dependent flavin oxidoreductase codes for MNRLTKCLGIRFPIIQGGMGNISNARLAAAVSEAGALGTIGTGTMDVEEVGGIVRDLKMLTTRPFAMNIPITMTPELKGMIGIAITEEVPVVSLSAGNPGPLIPVLHDHGIKVICVVASRKQARKAADAGADVLVAEGYEAAGINSHLETTTLALIPQIVDEVDVPVVAAGGIADGRGLAAMLALGASGVQMGTRFIATKEAPFHERYKETLLAANDHGTVIVGRSVGRVRRVLRSPYAERVLDLEKRGMTLEQYSELTSEDNHRKGALEGRLDEGFINGGQVAGLIGDVPTVKEMVDGMMTDASMVLRTLSGTMKVE; via the coding sequence ATGAATAGACTCACGAAGTGCCTTGGGATCCGGTTCCCCATTATCCAGGGAGGCATGGGGAACATCAGCAATGCCCGCCTGGCTGCCGCCGTGTCGGAGGCGGGTGCCCTGGGGACAATCGGAACGGGGACCATGGATGTGGAGGAAGTGGGGGGAATCGTCCGGGATCTGAAGATGCTGACGACCCGGCCTTTTGCCATGAATATCCCGATCACGATGACGCCTGAACTGAAAGGCATGATCGGGATCGCCATCACGGAAGAGGTTCCCGTAGTTTCCCTATCGGCAGGAAATCCGGGACCGCTCATTCCTGTCCTTCACGACCACGGAATCAAAGTGATCTGCGTGGTGGCGTCCCGCAAGCAGGCAAGGAAAGCGGCGGATGCAGGGGCAGACGTCCTGGTGGCAGAAGGGTATGAAGCGGCGGGCATCAACTCCCATCTCGAGACAACGACCCTGGCCCTTATCCCGCAGATCGTGGATGAAGTAGACGTTCCCGTCGTGGCAGCCGGGGGAATTGCGGATGGACGCGGGCTTGCCGCCATGCTCGCCTTGGGCGCAAGCGGAGTCCAGATGGGAACCCGATTCATCGCGACCAAGGAAGCTCCTTTTCATGAGCGTTATAAAGAAACCCTCCTTGCGGCGAATGATCATGGAACGGTCATCGTGGGGCGGAGTGTAGGGAGGGTACGGCGCGTTTTGAGGTCGCCCTACGCGGAAAGGGTATTGGATCTGGAAAAACGGGGAATGACCCTGGAACAGTATTCGGAACTGACCTCTGAGGACAACCACCGTAAAGGTGCCCTCGAAGGAAGACTTGATGAAGGATTCATCAATGGCGGACAGGTGGCAGGACTGATTGGGGATGTACCGACCGTCAAAGAAATGGTGGACGGGATGATGACCGATGCCTCAATGGTCCTGAGGACCCTTTCTGGCACTATGAAGGTTGAATAA
- a CDS encoding ABC transporter substrate-binding protein, giving the protein MMILSGCGSSEKSGSGGKKEYVIGVSQIVEHPSLDAAYKGFKKALEENGFKEGDNVKYDVQNAQGDPNNSQTIAKNLVGDGVDLIFANSTPSAQHALNATKKIPIVFTSVTDPVGAELVKSFEEPGENITGTSDNHPEATSKTIFFITDELKAKNIGVIYNSGEQNSVVQAKEVKKLAEEKGAKVVEASVSTSAEVKQATESLVGRVDAIYVPTDNTVVSALDAVIGVANDKDIPLFVGELDSMKKGAVAASGFSYEDLGYETGLMAVKILKGEKKPSEISVEYPKDFKLMINKKAAEEQGVEVKDAWSELGEFYEE; this is encoded by the coding sequence ATGATGATTTTATCGGGGTGCGGTTCGTCTGAGAAAAGCGGTAGTGGTGGAAAAAAGGAATATGTGATCGGGGTGAGTCAGATCGTCGAGCATCCATCGCTGGATGCAGCTTACAAAGGGTTTAAGAAGGCACTGGAAGAGAACGGATTCAAAGAGGGCGACAATGTGAAATACGATGTGCAGAATGCCCAGGGTGATCCGAATAATTCCCAGACCATCGCCAAAAATCTCGTCGGGGACGGGGTGGACCTCATTTTCGCCAATTCAACACCGAGTGCACAGCATGCCCTGAATGCGACAAAGAAGATCCCCATCGTGTTTACATCGGTGACGGATCCCGTCGGAGCTGAGCTGGTGAAATCGTTCGAGGAGCCGGGGGAGAATATCACGGGTACATCGGACAACCATCCCGAAGCCACCTCCAAGACGATCTTTTTTATCACAGATGAACTGAAAGCAAAGAATATCGGGGTGATCTACAACTCTGGTGAACAGAACTCCGTCGTGCAGGCCAAAGAAGTGAAGAAGCTCGCTGAAGAAAAGGGAGCGAAGGTCGTGGAAGCGTCTGTATCCACTTCAGCGGAAGTGAAGCAGGCTACTGAATCGCTTGTAGGTCGTGTCGATGCCATCTATGTCCCGACAGACAATACGGTGGTCTCAGCACTAGATGCCGTCATCGGCGTTGCCAATGATAAAGATATCCCGCTCTTCGTCGGAGAACTTGATTCCATGAAAAAGGGTGCGGTAGCTGCCAGTGGATTCAGCTATGAAGATCTCGGATATGAAACGGGCCTCATGGCTGTGAAGATCCTTAAGGGTGAGAAGAAACCGTCTGAGATCAGCGTGGAGTATCCGAAAGATTTCAAGCTTATGATCAACAAGAAAGCGGCCGAAGAACAGGGTGTCGAAGTGAAGGATGCCTGGAGTGAACTCGGAGAATTTTACGAAGAGTGA
- a CDS encoding ABC transporter permease has product MPTAIFASFESGIIYAIMALGVYLSFRILDFPDLTVDGSFVTGAAVAATMIVGGVNPVVATVTAMVIGFVAGCVTGLLHTFGKINALLSGILMMIALYSINLRIMGTSNVSLLNEDTAFTGITGLIGSLGIDQALNGVWNAVGLGEPLPDTWAVLLFMTIVTLVIKFLTDAFLKTEVGLALRATGDNQRMIRSFSANTNLMIILGLGISNALVALSGALIAQYSRFADVGMGIGMIIIGLASVIIGEALFGTKSIARTTLAVIGGAIIYRLVVSMALRVDFLETGDMKLITATIVILALVMPKVMERYKDRKRKAKRMAERMKAVPVSEGEGGSSVTIK; this is encoded by the coding sequence ATGCCAACGGCCATATTTGCCTCCTTTGAGTCCGGGATCATTTACGCCATCATGGCCCTCGGAGTCTACCTGTCCTTCAGGATATTGGATTTCCCTGATCTGACAGTGGACGGGAGCTTCGTGACGGGGGCAGCCGTTGCAGCGACGATGATTGTGGGCGGAGTGAACCCCGTCGTTGCCACGGTCACTGCCATGGTGATCGGCTTCGTCGCAGGATGTGTAACAGGGCTCCTCCACACATTCGGAAAAATCAATGCGCTCCTGTCAGGAATCCTCATGATGATTGCCCTCTACTCCATCAATTTGAGGATCATGGGGACATCCAATGTGTCCCTTTTAAATGAAGATACGGCTTTTACGGGAATCACAGGCCTGATTGGATCCCTTGGGATCGACCAGGCACTAAATGGTGTCTGGAATGCAGTCGGATTAGGCGAGCCACTGCCTGATACGTGGGCGGTCCTCCTGTTCATGACGATCGTGACGCTGGTGATCAAGTTTTTGACGGATGCGTTCCTCAAGACAGAAGTGGGTCTTGCCCTAAGGGCGACTGGCGATAATCAACGGATGATCCGGAGCTTTTCTGCCAATACGAACCTCATGATCATCCTTGGCCTTGGGATTTCCAATGCGTTGGTGGCCCTGTCCGGGGCACTGATTGCTCAGTACAGCCGCTTCGCCGATGTCGGGATGGGGATCGGTATGATCATCATCGGTCTTGCATCCGTCATCATCGGTGAAGCCCTTTTCGGTACCAAATCCATTGCAAGGACGACACTTGCCGTCATCGGAGGTGCCATCATCTATCGTCTGGTTGTCTCCATGGCCCTTCGCGTAGACTTTCTTGAAACGGGTGACATGAAGCTGATCACAGCGACGATCGTCATCCTCGCACTCGTCATGCCGAAAGTCATGGAGAGGTATAAGGACAGGAAGCGCAAGGCAAAGCGCATGGCCGAAAGGATGAAGGCCGTTCCGGTCTCGGAAGGAGAGGGTGGCAGCAGTGTTACGATTAAATAG
- a CDS encoding ABC transporter ATP-binding protein, producing MLRLNRIHKVFNEGTPDEKIALDDIQLSLEPGDFVTVIGSNGAGKSTLMNIVSGVMIPDVGTVHIQDQDVSKVSEYRRSKLIGRVFQDPMAGTAPSMTIEENLAMAYSRNRTRGFRLGVTKKRKAYFKEVLESLHLGLENRLNAKVGLLSGGERQALSLLMATFTEPSILLLDEHTAALDPARADLITKLTRQIVDQYALTTLMVTHNMQQAIDLGNRLIMMDKGQIILEVNEQEKKGLTVEGLLHEFQRIRGSKLASDRALLS from the coding sequence GTGTTACGATTAAATAGGATCCACAAAGTCTTCAACGAAGGAACACCGGATGAAAAAATCGCCCTTGATGATATCCAGCTTTCCCTGGAACCGGGCGACTTCGTCACGGTGATCGGAAGCAACGGGGCCGGAAAATCAACGCTCATGAATATCGTCTCGGGGGTCATGATACCAGATGTCGGAACCGTCCACATCCAGGATCAGGATGTTTCGAAAGTTTCGGAGTATCGAAGATCCAAGCTCATCGGACGCGTTTTCCAAGATCCGATGGCAGGCACGGCCCCTTCCATGACCATCGAAGAGAATCTTGCCATGGCGTACTCGCGGAATCGCACGAGGGGCTTCAGGCTCGGTGTCACGAAGAAGAGGAAGGCGTACTTCAAAGAAGTGCTGGAGAGCCTTCATCTAGGGCTGGAAAATCGGCTCAATGCAAAAGTCGGGCTGCTATCAGGAGGGGAACGTCAGGCGCTGTCACTGCTCATGGCCACCTTCACGGAGCCCTCAATCCTCCTTCTGGATGAACACACGGCAGCACTTGATCCAGCACGCGCTGATCTGATCACGAAGTTGACCCGGCAAATTGTGGATCAATACGCCCTGACCACCCTCATGGTCACCCACAATATGCAGCAGGCCATCGATTTAGGGAATAGGCTGATCATGATGGATAAAGGACAGATCATCCTTGAAGTGAATGAACAAGAGAAGAAGGGCTTGACCGTTGAAGGACTCCTTCATGAGTTTCAGCGGATCCGCGGCAGCAAGCTTGCCAGTGACCGGGCCCTTCTCTCGTAA
- a CDS encoding SDR family oxidoreductase translates to MKRFEGKVILITGAASGLGHAAAMQIASEGAKLSLVDLNQGGLEEVKQSILSSYSEAEVLLIEADCSDESAVKKYVDETVGHFGQIDGFFNNAGIEGKQNLTEDYGTDEFERVVNINLNGVFYGMKYVLKVMREQGYGSIVNTASVGGIRGVGNQSGYAASKHGVVGMTRNSGVEYGQYGISIKAIAPGAIMTPMVEGSLRQIGGDDWEAAGKEFVSVNPMKRFGKPEEVGYLVAFLLSSQADFINGAVIPIDGGQSYKY, encoded by the coding sequence ATGAAACGTTTTGAAGGCAAAGTAATCTTGATCACTGGGGCTGCGTCCGGACTTGGACATGCTGCGGCCATGCAAATTGCTTCAGAAGGAGCAAAACTGTCACTCGTGGACCTTAACCAAGGCGGATTGGAAGAAGTGAAGCAGTCGATTCTATCATCTTACAGTGAAGCGGAAGTGCTGTTGATCGAAGCGGATTGCTCCGACGAAAGCGCCGTTAAGAAATACGTTGATGAAACGGTGGGGCACTTCGGTCAAATCGACGGCTTCTTCAACAACGCAGGAATTGAAGGGAAACAGAATCTCACAGAGGACTATGGCACGGATGAATTTGAACGTGTAGTGAACATCAACTTGAACGGTGTCTTTTATGGCATGAAATATGTACTCAAAGTCATGAGGGAGCAGGGCTACGGTTCCATCGTCAATACGGCATCCGTCGGAGGGATCCGAGGCGTCGGGAATCAATCCGGTTATGCGGCAAGCAAGCACGGCGTAGTCGGCATGACCCGCAATTCCGGTGTGGAATATGGCCAGTACGGAATCAGCATCAAAGCCATCGCACCAGGTGCCATCATGACACCGATGGTCGAAGGCTCCCTTCGCCAAATCGGAGGCGATGACTGGGAAGCGGCAGGCAAGGAATTCGTCAGCGTCAATCCGATGAAACGCTTCGGAAAACCCGAAGAAGTCGGGTACCTCGTAGCCTTCCTGCTATCCTCCCAAGCAGACTTCATCAACGGAGCCGTCATCCCGATCGACGGCGGACAATCTTATAAATACTGA